In Pseudomonas asiatica, the following are encoded in one genomic region:
- a CDS encoding OprD family porin, whose product MPSAFRFTPLFIALTATIPFAAQADEDKADGFIEGSSFNLHFRNAYFNRDNHNAGVRDTREWGQGAVARFESGYTPGVVGFGLDAHAMLGLKLDGGGGHAGTSILPTHQKNEDELGAAPHSFSTAGAAVKLKALDTELKAGDLFLTNPVIAGGETRMLPQTFRGVSLTNTSIDGLLLEGGQVSFTKPYNQSGHRRIDTYYGSLGEHDKSKHLNWAGASWSGTPNITANLYAAELKDIWNQYYADFDYTYVVNDLVSLNPGVHFYHTQDTGQALLGKIDNNTYSVHFTVNAGFHSVTAAYQRVNGNTPFDYINLGDSVYLDNSRMYSDFNAPNERSWKLQYNYDFAGVGIPGLSTVLSYSRGEADLTKATQDTTHYDYYRADGKNAMHWERDVDVKYVFQEGDLKDLSVLVRYATHRGSQGYASIDSNSDNDELRVIVDYPLNVF is encoded by the coding sequence GTGCCTTCCGCGTTTCGTTTTACCCCGCTGTTCATTGCGTTGACTGCAACGATCCCTTTCGCCGCCCAGGCAGATGAAGACAAGGCTGATGGCTTCATCGAAGGCTCGTCCTTCAACCTGCATTTCCGTAATGCCTACTTCAACCGCGATAACCACAACGCCGGAGTGCGCGACACCCGCGAGTGGGGCCAAGGTGCGGTTGCACGTTTCGAGTCGGGCTACACCCCGGGTGTGGTCGGCTTTGGCCTGGACGCCCATGCCATGCTGGGTCTGAAGCTCGATGGGGGCGGCGGCCATGCTGGCACCAGCATCCTGCCGACCCACCAGAAGAACGAAGACGAACTGGGTGCTGCCCCGCACTCGTTCTCCACCGCCGGTGCCGCGGTCAAGCTCAAGGCGTTAGACACCGAGCTGAAAGCCGGTGACCTGTTCCTCACCAACCCGGTGATTGCTGGCGGCGAAACCCGCATGCTGCCGCAGACCTTCCGTGGTGTGAGCCTGACCAACACCAGCATCGACGGCCTGCTGCTCGAAGGCGGCCAGGTGAGCTTCACCAAGCCGTACAACCAGAGCGGCCACCGCCGCATCGACACCTACTACGGTTCGTTGGGCGAGCATGACAAAAGCAAGCACCTGAACTGGGCCGGCGCGTCGTGGAGTGGCACCCCGAACATCACTGCCAACCTGTATGCAGCCGAACTGAAGGACATCTGGAACCAGTACTACGCCGATTTCGACTACACCTATGTGGTCAACGATCTCGTCAGCCTGAACCCGGGCGTGCACTTCTATCACACTCAGGACACCGGCCAGGCACTGCTGGGCAAGATCGACAACAACACCTACAGCGTGCATTTCACCGTCAACGCCGGGTTCCACAGCGTCACCGCCGCCTATCAGCGGGTCAATGGCAACACGCCGTTCGACTACATCAACCTGGGCGACAGCGTCTACCTGGACAACTCGCGCATGTACTCGGACTTCAACGCACCGAACGAGCGCTCGTGGAAGCTGCAGTACAACTATGACTTCGCTGGTGTGGGCATCCCTGGCCTGAGTACGGTGCTGTCGTACTCGCGCGGTGAAGCCGACCTGACCAAGGCCACCCAGGACACTACCCACTACGACTACTACCGTGCCGATGGCAAGAACGCCATGCACTGGGAACGCGACGTGGACGTGAAGTACGTGTTCCAGGAAGGAGACCTCAAGGACCTGTCGGTGCTGGTGCGCTATGCCACCCACCGTGGCAGCCAGGGTTATGCGTCGATCGACAGCAACAGCGACAACGATGAACTGCGGGTGATCGTGGATTACCCATTGAACGTGTTCTGA
- a CDS encoding heavy metal sensor histidine kinase — protein MSWKAVRGNSIALRLSALFILVALGVFLLIGSALYRQVDRSLDLLPQAELDARFSVLESTLNRFGTPEHWVKINNKLNLLSEEDKRIRFWVVSSNPAYEYGHPSELVRAFAEGAQGMRDLRLPDRPYPYKVLVSELPALGERPPLRFLIGIDTETFWQAQHSLLVAIVGLAVLGVLLASLLGYWVARIGLRPLLALSVEAQALAPPRLDGRLQTHALAPELAQFAGAFNAALDRVSQAYSRLEAFNADVAHELRSPLTNLIGQTQVALTRGRSAEHYFEVLQSNLEELERLRSIINDMLFLASADQGSKATALTQASLAQEVATTLDYLDYILEDAQVSVSVSGDAQAPIEKAQLRRALINLLNNAVQHTAPHQVIEVQIAAGPEQVSIAVSNPGPAIDDEHLPLLFERFYRVDAARSNSGGGNHGLGLAIVKAIALMHGGEVFVRSAAGANTFGIQLPTSRPTPPV, from the coding sequence ATGTCCTGGAAAGCCGTGCGGGGTAATTCCATCGCGCTGCGCCTGTCGGCGCTGTTCATCCTGGTGGCGCTGGGCGTGTTCCTGCTGATCGGTTCGGCGCTGTACCGCCAGGTAGACCGCAGCCTCGACCTGCTGCCGCAAGCCGAGCTGGACGCGCGCTTCAGTGTGCTCGAGTCCACCCTCAACCGCTTCGGCACACCGGAGCACTGGGTCAAGATCAACAACAAGCTCAACCTGCTAAGTGAAGAGGACAAGCGCATTCGCTTCTGGGTGGTCAGTAGCAATCCGGCCTACGAATACGGCCACCCCAGCGAGCTGGTCCGCGCCTTCGCCGAAGGCGCGCAGGGCATGCGCGACCTGCGCCTGCCTGACCGGCCCTACCCTTACAAGGTGCTGGTCAGCGAACTACCGGCACTGGGCGAGCGGCCGCCGCTGCGCTTTCTGATCGGCATCGACACCGAAACATTCTGGCAGGCGCAACATAGCCTGCTGGTGGCGATTGTCGGGCTGGCGGTGCTCGGCGTGCTGCTGGCCTCGCTGCTGGGCTACTGGGTGGCGCGCATCGGCCTGCGCCCACTGTTGGCGTTGTCCGTTGAGGCCCAGGCCCTGGCCCCACCGCGCCTGGACGGGCGCCTGCAGACCCACGCCCTGGCCCCGGAGCTTGCACAGTTTGCAGGTGCCTTCAATGCCGCACTGGACCGGGTAAGCCAGGCCTACTCGCGGCTGGAGGCGTTCAATGCCGACGTCGCCCACGAACTGCGCTCGCCGCTGACCAACCTGATCGGCCAGACCCAGGTTGCACTGACCCGAGGGCGCAGCGCCGAGCATTATTTCGAAGTGCTGCAATCGAACCTTGAGGAGCTGGAGCGCCTGCGCAGCATCATCAACGACATGCTGTTCCTGGCCAGTGCCGACCAGGGCAGCAAGGCCACTGCCCTGACCCAGGCCTCGCTGGCCCAGGAAGTGGCGACCACCCTGGACTACCTGGACTACATTCTCGAAGATGCGCAAGTCAGCGTGAGTGTGAGCGGTGACGCCCAGGCGCCCATCGAAAAGGCCCAGCTGCGCCGGGCGCTGATCAACCTGCTGAACAACGCCGTGCAGCACACCGCACCGCACCAGGTGATCGAGGTGCAGATCGCTGCCGGGCCGGAGCAGGTCAGTATCGCCGTGAGCAACCCGGGGCCGGCGATCGACGATGAGCACCTGCCGTTGTTGTTCGAACGCTTCTACCGGGTGGATGCGGCACGTAGCAATAGTGGTGGGGGTAACCATGGGTTGGGGTTGGCGATCGTCAAGGCGATTGCGCTGATGCATGGTGGGGAGGTATTCGTGCGTAGTGCCGCGGGGGCCAATACCTTTGGTATCCAGTTACCAACCTCAAGGCCTACCCCGCCCGTGTAG
- a CDS encoding heavy metal response regulator transcription factor has protein sequence MRVLIIEDEEKTADYLHRGLSEQGFTVDLARDGIEGLHLALEGDYAVIVLDVMLPGMDGYGVLRALRARKQTPVIMLTARERVEDRIHGLREGADDYLGKPFSFLELVARLQALTRRSSNHEPLQVQVGDLWIDLMARKATRAGQRLELTAKEFSLLSVLARRQGEILSKTAIAELVWDINFDSDANVVEVAIKRLRAKLDGPFDNKLLHTIRGMGYVLESRAG, from the coding sequence ATGCGTGTGCTGATCATCGAAGACGAAGAAAAAACCGCCGACTACCTGCATCGCGGCCTCAGCGAGCAGGGGTTTACCGTCGACCTGGCGCGGGACGGCATCGAGGGCCTGCACCTGGCCCTGGAAGGTGACTACGCGGTGATCGTGCTGGACGTGATGCTGCCGGGCATGGACGGCTATGGCGTGCTGCGCGCCCTGCGCGCACGCAAGCAGACGCCGGTCATCATGCTGACCGCCCGTGAAAGGGTCGAAGACCGTATCCATGGCCTGCGCGAGGGCGCCGACGACTACTTGGGCAAGCCGTTTTCCTTCCTCGAACTGGTCGCCCGCCTGCAAGCCCTGACACGCCGTAGCAGCAATCATGAACCGCTGCAGGTGCAGGTAGGTGACCTGTGGATCGACCTGATGGCGCGCAAGGCCACCCGCGCCGGCCAACGCCTTGAGCTGACGGCCAAGGAGTTCTCGCTGCTCAGCGTGCTAGCCCGCCGCCAGGGCGAAATTCTGTCAAAGACAGCGATTGCAGAGCTGGTCTGGGACATCAATTTCGACAGCGATGCCAACGTCGTCGAAGTGGCGATCAAGCGCCTGCGCGCCAAGCTCGACGGGCCTTTCGACAACAAGTTGCTGCACACCATCCGAGGCATGGGCTATGTCCTGGAAAGCCGTGCGGGGTAA
- a CDS encoding multidrug efflux RND transporter permease subunit: protein MNTRNGVSAWCIDHPIATLLLTFALVLLGAIAFPRLPVAPLPEADFPTIQVTAQLPGASPETMASSVATPLEVQFSAIPGMTQMTSSSALGSTNLILQFTLDKNIDTAAQEVQAAINTATARLPQDLPNPPTWRKVNPADSPVLVLTVSSSQMPGNDLSDYAETLLARQLSQIDGVGLINITGQLRPAIRVQAQPEKLAAIGLTLADLRQAIQQTSLNLAKGALYGEHSVSTIAANDQLFHPDDYAQLIVSYRDGAPVLLRDVAKVINGAENAYVKAWSGDQPGLNLVIFRQPGANIVDTVDRVLAALPKLQEMLPASVEVSVLQDRTQTIRASLHEVELTLMIAVALVIGVMALFLRQWSATMVVSSVLGVSLIASCALMYIFGFSLNNLTLVAIVISVGFVVDDAIVVVENIHRHLEAGDDSRTAALKGAGEIGFTVVSISFSLIAAFIPLLFMGGVVGRLFKEFALTATATILISVVVSLTLAPTLCALFMRRPPGEHKGGFGDRLVRWYEKGLDRALAHQRLTLGVFGLTLALAVAGYVGIPKGFFPLQDTGFILGTSEAAADVSYPSMIEKHKALAKIIEADPAVRAFSHSVGVTGSNQTIANGRFWIALKPRGERDVSASELIDRLRPKLAQVPGIVLYMRAGQDINLSSGPSRTQYQYVLKSNDGMALNLWTQRLTERLRENPAFRDLSNDLQLGASVTRIDIDRQAAARFGLTTTDVDQALYDAFGQRQISEFQTETNQYKVILELDARQRGKAESLNYFYLRSPLTNEMVPLSAVAHVAPPSTGPLSISHDGLFPAANLSFNLAPGVALGDAVTILERTQRELGMPDSISGNFQGAAQAFQSSLSSQPWLILAALVAVYIILGVLYESFVHPLTIISTLPSAGLGALILLWALGQDFSIMGLIGVVLLIGIVKKNGILLIDFALEAQRRQGLTPEQAIHQACLTRFRPIIMTTLAALLGAVPLMFGFGTGSELRQPLGIAVVGGLLVSQALTLFTTPVIYLALERLFHRRQAARAAAPSAS, encoded by the coding sequence ATGAACACGCGCAACGGTGTTTCGGCCTGGTGCATCGACCACCCCATCGCCACCCTGCTGCTGACCTTCGCCTTGGTGCTGCTGGGGGCCATCGCCTTCCCGCGCCTGCCGGTGGCACCACTGCCGGAAGCCGACTTCCCGACCATCCAGGTCACCGCCCAGCTGCCCGGCGCCAGCCCGGAAACCATGGCCTCGTCGGTGGCCACGCCGCTGGAAGTGCAGTTCAGCGCCATCCCCGGCATGACCCAGATGACCAGCAGCAGCGCACTGGGCTCGACCAACCTGATCCTGCAATTCACGCTCGACAAGAACATCGACACCGCCGCCCAGGAAGTGCAGGCGGCCATCAACACCGCCACCGCGCGCTTGCCGCAAGACCTGCCCAACCCGCCGACCTGGCGCAAGGTCAACCCGGCCGACAGCCCGGTGCTGGTGCTGACGGTCAGCTCCAGCCAGATGCCTGGCAACGACCTCAGCGACTACGCCGAAACCCTGCTCGCGCGCCAGCTGAGCCAGATCGACGGGGTCGGCCTGATCAACATCACCGGGCAACTGCGCCCGGCGATCCGCGTGCAGGCGCAACCCGAGAAACTGGCCGCCATCGGCCTGACCCTGGCCGACCTGCGCCAGGCCATCCAGCAGACCAGCCTGAACCTGGCCAAGGGCGCGCTGTACGGCGAGCACAGCGTTTCGACCATCGCCGCCAACGACCAGTTGTTCCATCCCGACGACTACGCCCAGCTGATCGTCTCCTACCGTGACGGTGCACCAGTGCTCCTGAGGGACGTGGCAAAGGTGATCAATGGCGCCGAGAACGCCTACGTCAAAGCCTGGTCCGGCGACCAGCCCGGGTTGAACCTGGTGATTTTCCGCCAGCCTGGCGCCAACATCGTCGATACCGTGGACCGGGTACTGGCTGCCCTGCCCAAGCTGCAGGAGATGCTGCCAGCCTCGGTCGAAGTGTCGGTGCTGCAGGACCGCACCCAGACCATCCGTGCCTCGCTGCATGAAGTGGAGCTGACCCTGATGATCGCCGTGGCCTTGGTGATCGGGGTGATGGCGCTGTTCCTGCGCCAGTGGTCGGCGACCATGGTGGTGTCCAGCGTGCTTGGCGTATCGCTGATCGCCAGTTGCGCGCTGATGTACATCTTCGGCTTCAGCCTGAACAACCTGACCCTGGTGGCCATCGTCATCTCGGTGGGCTTCGTAGTCGACGATGCCATCGTCGTGGTGGAGAACATCCACCGTCACCTGGAGGCCGGCGACGACAGCCGCACGGCAGCGCTCAAGGGCGCCGGGGAAATCGGCTTCACCGTGGTGTCGATCAGTTTCTCGCTGATCGCCGCGTTCATCCCGCTGCTGTTCATGGGCGGCGTGGTCGGCCGGCTGTTCAAGGAGTTCGCCCTTACCGCCACTGCCACCATCCTGATTTCGGTGGTGGTTTCGCTGACCCTGGCGCCAACCCTGTGCGCACTGTTCATGCGCCGCCCGCCCGGAGAGCACAAGGGCGGCTTCGGCGATCGGCTGGTCAGGTGGTACGAAAAGGGCCTGGACCGCGCCCTCGCCCACCAGCGTCTGACGCTCGGCGTGTTTGGCCTGACCCTGGCCCTGGCGGTGGCCGGTTACGTGGGTATTCCAAAGGGCTTTTTCCCGCTGCAGGACACCGGCTTCATCCTTGGCACCAGCGAGGCGGCGGCGGATGTGTCGTACCCGTCGATGATCGAGAAGCACAAGGCGCTGGCCAAAATCATCGAGGCCGACCCGGCGGTGCGCGCGTTCTCCCACTCGGTGGGCGTCACCGGCAGCAACCAGACCATCGCCAACGGCCGCTTCTGGATCGCCCTCAAGCCCCGTGGCGAACGCGATGTGTCGGCCAGCGAACTGATCGACCGGCTGCGGCCCAAACTGGCCCAGGTGCCAGGCATCGTCCTGTACATGCGTGCAGGCCAGGACATCAACCTTAGCTCCGGCCCGTCGCGTACCCAGTACCAGTACGTGCTCAAGAGCAACGACGGCATGGCACTGAACCTGTGGACCCAGCGCCTGACCGAGCGCCTGCGGGAAAACCCGGCGTTCCGCGACCTGTCCAACGACCTGCAACTGGGCGCCAGCGTCACCCGCATCGATATCGACCGCCAGGCCGCGGCACGTTTCGGCCTGACCACCACCGACGTCGACCAGGCGTTGTACGACGCCTTCGGCCAGCGGCAGATCAGTGAATTCCAGACCGAGACCAACCAGTACAAGGTGATCCTCGAACTGGATGCCCGCCAGCGCGGCAAGGCCGAAAGCCTCAACTACTTCTACCTGCGCTCGCCGCTGACCAACGAGATGGTGCCGCTGTCGGCAGTAGCCCATGTAGCGCCGCCCAGCACCGGGCCGCTGTCGATCAGCCACGATGGCCTGTTCCCGGCGGCCAACCTGTCGTTCAACCTGGCCCCGGGCGTGGCCCTGGGCGATGCGGTGACCATCCTCGAGCGCACCCAGCGCGAGCTCGGCATGCCCGACTCCATCAGCGGCAACTTCCAGGGCGCGGCCCAGGCCTTCCAGAGTTCGCTGTCGAGCCAGCCGTGGCTGATCCTGGCAGCGCTGGTGGCGGTGTACATCATCCTCGGCGTGCTGTACGAAAGCTTCGTCCACCCGCTGACGATCATCTCCACCCTGCCCTCGGCCGGCCTCGGCGCGCTGATCCTGTTGTGGGCCTTGGGCCAGGACTTCAGCATCATGGGGCTGATCGGCGTGGTGCTTCTGATCGGTATCGTCAAGAAAAACGGCATCCTGCTGATCGACTTCGCCCTGGAGGCCCAACGCCGCCAGGGCTTGACCCCGGAGCAGGCGATCCACCAGGCCTGCCTGACGCGCTTCCGGCCGATCATCATGACCACCCTGGCCGCCTTGCTCGGCGCGGTGCCGCTGATGTTCGGCTTCGGCACCGGTTCCGAACTGCGCCAGCCACTGGGCATCGCCGTGGTTGGTGGCCTGCTGGTGAGCCAGGCGCTGACGCTGTTCACCACCCCGGTCATATACTTGGCCCTGGAGCGCCTGTTCCACCGCCGCCAGGCCGCCCGTGCGGCGGCGCCCAGTGCCAGTTAG
- a CDS encoding efflux RND transporter periplasmic adaptor subunit, translating to MRRPSRPVILAALALMVLAVAGLWFGQRQPAPATRAQTAIPVRVVSVVQQNVPRYASAIGSVLSLHSVEVRPQVEGVLTQVLVKEGQWVKEGDLLATLDDRAIRANLDQARAELGQSQAQIQVANVDLQRYRLLSTDNGVSKQTLDQQQALVNRLQATVKGNQAAIANAEVQLSYTQIRSPVTGRVGIRNVDPGNLVRTSDTRSLFSVTQIDPIAVEFALPQQMLPTLQSLLKAPTPALVQAYMDADGERSLLGEGHLALIDNQISATTGTVRVKAEFDNKDGRLWPGQLVTIRLRTAVEENALVVPPPVVQRGVDGHFVYRLDGDKVTSVPVKVLYQDSGLNIIAGVKPGERLVLDGQSRLKPGSRVEVAPDAPAPSEMADRRSQP from the coding sequence ATGCGACGTCCGTCCCGCCCTGTCATCCTCGCCGCCCTGGCGCTCATGGTCCTGGCGGTAGCGGGCCTCTGGTTCGGCCAGCGCCAGCCAGCACCTGCCACCCGCGCGCAAACCGCCATCCCGGTGCGCGTGGTCAGCGTCGTCCAGCAGAACGTGCCGCGCTATGCCAGCGCCATCGGCTCGGTGCTGTCGCTGCACAGCGTCGAGGTGCGCCCGCAAGTGGAGGGTGTACTGACCCAGGTGCTGGTCAAGGAAGGCCAGTGGGTGAAGGAAGGTGACCTGCTGGCCACCCTCGACGACCGCGCCATCCGCGCCAACCTCGACCAGGCCCGTGCTGAACTTGGCCAGAGCCAGGCGCAGATCCAGGTAGCCAACGTCGACCTGCAGCGCTACCGCCTGCTGAGTACCGACAACGGCGTTTCGAAGCAGACCCTCGACCAGCAGCAGGCCCTGGTCAACCGCCTGCAAGCCACGGTCAAGGGCAACCAGGCGGCCATCGCCAATGCCGAGGTGCAGCTGTCGTACACGCAGATCCGCTCGCCAGTGACCGGCCGGGTGGGTATTCGCAACGTCGACCCCGGCAACCTGGTGCGCACCAGCGATACCCGCAGCCTGTTCAGCGTCACCCAGATCGACCCGATCGCCGTCGAATTCGCCCTGCCGCAGCAAATGCTGCCAACCCTGCAAAGCCTGCTCAAGGCGCCCACCCCGGCACTGGTGCAGGCCTACATGGATGCCGACGGCGAACGCAGCCTGCTCGGTGAAGGCCACCTGGCACTGATCGACAATCAGATCTCCGCCACCACCGGCACCGTGCGGGTAAAAGCCGAGTTCGACAACAAGGACGGCCGCCTGTGGCCGGGCCAGCTGGTCACCATCCGCCTGCGCACCGCCGTGGAAGAAAACGCCCTGGTGGTACCGCCGCCTGTGGTACAGCGCGGCGTCGACGGGCACTTTGTCTACCGCCTGGACGGTGACAAGGTCACCAGTGTGCCGGTCAAGGTGCTGTACCAGGACAGCGGGCTGAACATCATTGCCGGGGTCAAGCCGGGCGAGCGCCTGGTGCTCGATGGCCAGTCGCGGCTCAAGCCCGGTTCGCGGGTCGAGGTGGCCCCCGACGCCCCCGCGCCGTCGGAAATGGCCGACCGCCGGAGCCAGCCATGA
- a CDS encoding YkgJ family cysteine cluster protein, with protein MTDSLRFACTGCGKCCTGHHVPLTLAEARRWADNDGQVVVLIEAFVADGRGMPVEQRDHVLRRSHPVPCGDSEVRVSVTFAAFNPGRCRNLDDNDLCTIYDQRPLVCRIYPVEINPHIPLRPGSKDCPPEAWQQGPELIHGRQLVDAGLEALVQASRQADRDDIAAKVAVCQALGMTTSALKGNGFTAYLPDMGAFRAGLAQVPEAGLAQWTLHVEDAALVASLQEHGLRTTNEPPVYYAFISF; from the coding sequence GTGACCGACAGCCTGCGTTTCGCCTGTACCGGCTGCGGCAAGTGCTGTACCGGCCACCACGTGCCCTTGACCCTGGCCGAAGCGCGCCGCTGGGCGGACAACGACGGCCAGGTGGTGGTACTGATCGAAGCCTTCGTGGCGGACGGCCGTGGCATGCCGGTAGAGCAGCGTGATCATGTGCTGCGTCGCTCCCATCCCGTACCCTGCGGCGACAGCGAGGTACGCGTCTCGGTGACCTTTGCCGCCTTCAACCCCGGGCGCTGCCGCAACCTCGACGACAACGACCTGTGCACCATCTATGACCAACGGCCGCTGGTCTGTCGCATCTACCCGGTGGAAATAAACCCGCATATCCCGCTGCGGCCAGGCAGCAAGGACTGCCCGCCGGAAGCCTGGCAACAGGGGCCGGAGCTGATTCACGGCAGGCAACTGGTCGATGCCGGGCTGGAGGCGCTGGTGCAGGCCTCGCGCCAGGCCGACCGCGATGACATCGCCGCCAAGGTGGCGGTGTGCCAGGCGCTGGGCATGACCACCAGTGCGCTCAAGGGCAACGGATTTACTGCCTACCTGCCTGACATGGGGGCCTTCCGCGCGGGTCTGGCGCAGGTACCGGAGGCTGGCCTGGCACAGTGGACCCTGCACGTGGAGGACGCGGCGCTGGTGGCGAGCTTGCAGGAACATGGTTTGCGCACCACCAATGAGCCCCCGGTGTATTACGCTTTCATCAGCTTCTAG
- a CDS encoding chemotaxis protein — protein sequence MATQNARADSLSLLLFTLRSGKLMAINLLKVSEIIPCPPLTKLPESHPHVKGVATLRGNSLSVIDLSRAIGERPLADPDGGCLIVTEISRSRQGLHVQAVSRIVHCLSTDIKPPPYGSGSRSFITGVTRVDNTLVQVLDIEKVIHAIAPPVPEPHHATLSEEDASLLAAANILVVDDSQVALQQSVHTLRNLGVECHTARSAKDAINVLLELQGTAQEINVIVSDIEMSEMDGYAFTRTLRETPDFQHLYILLHTSLDSAMSSEKATQAGANAILTKFSSPELTDCLVVAARAVVFAER from the coding sequence ATGGCCACGCAAAATGCCCGCGCGGACTCGCTGTCCCTGCTGCTGTTCACCCTGCGCAGCGGCAAGTTGATGGCAATCAACCTGCTCAAGGTCAGCGAGATAATCCCCTGCCCGCCGCTGACCAAGCTGCCCGAATCGCACCCCCACGTGAAAGGCGTGGCAACCCTGCGCGGCAATTCGCTGTCGGTCATCGACCTGTCCCGCGCCATTGGCGAACGGCCGCTGGCCGACCCTGACGGCGGCTGCCTGATCGTCACCGAGATCAGCCGCTCGCGCCAGGGCCTGCATGTGCAGGCGGTCAGCCGCATCGTGCATTGCCTGAGCACCGACATCAAACCACCCCCTTATGGCTCGGGCAGCCGCTCGTTCATCACCGGCGTGACCAGGGTCGACAACACTCTGGTGCAGGTGCTGGACATCGAAAAAGTCATCCACGCCATCGCCCCGCCGGTGCCCGAACCGCATCACGCCACCCTGAGCGAGGAAGACGCCAGCCTGCTGGCCGCCGCCAATATCCTGGTGGTGGACGACAGCCAGGTAGCCCTGCAACAGTCGGTGCACACCCTGCGCAACCTCGGCGTCGAATGCCATACCGCGCGCAGCGCCAAGGACGCCATCAACGTGTTGCTGGAGCTGCAGGGCACCGCGCAGGAAATCAACGTGATCGTCTCCGACATCGAAATGAGCGAAATGGACGGCTACGCGTTCACACGCACCCTGCGCGAAACCCCCGACTTCCAGCACCTGTACATACTGCTGCACACCTCGCTGGACAGCGCGATGAGCAGTGAAAAGGCGACCCAGGCCGGGGCCAATGCCATCCTCACCAAGTTTTCCTCGCCAGAGCTGACCGATTGTCTGGTGGTGGCGGCGCGCGCCGTGGTGTTCGCCGAGCGCTGA
- the norR gene encoding nitric oxide reductase transcriptional regulator NorR — protein sequence MTTKPLLTTLLPLVSDLSRDLPDQERYRRLLQAMRGLLTCDAAALLRLDGEWLVPLAVDGLSPDTLGRRFRVSEHPRFQVLLSSREPTRFASDSELPDPYDGLVNAPDANLEVHDCMGCPLMVDERPWGLVTLDALTPGQFQSLELGALQAFASLAAATVTVAERIEHLALRAEDEHHRAEIYRQASGQDKELIGQSPAHKRLVEEIRLVGGSDLTVLITGETGVGKELVAQALHQASNRADKPLVSLNCAALPDTLVESELFGHVRGAFTGAHGERRGKFELANGGTLFLDEVGELPLTVQAKLLRVLQSGQLQRLGSDREHRVDVRLIAATNRDLAAEVRIGNFRADFYHRLSVYPLQVPPLRERGRDVLLLAGYFLEQNRSRLGLNSLRLSSEAQAALLAYDWPGNVRELEHLIGRSALKALGQHSDRPRILTLEAIDLDLRATATPGTPPSPAVPLPATPLPEGGLREAVDDYQRQLIEACLQRHQENWAAAARELGLDRANLSRLARRLGLR from the coding sequence ATGACCACGAAGCCCCTGCTCACCACCCTGCTGCCCCTGGTCAGCGACCTTTCCCGCGACCTGCCCGACCAGGAACGCTATCGCCGCCTGCTGCAGGCCATGCGTGGGTTGCTGACCTGCGATGCCGCCGCGCTGCTGCGCCTGGACGGCGAATGGCTGGTGCCGCTGGCAGTGGACGGCCTGAGCCCCGATACCTTGGGCCGGCGCTTCCGAGTCAGCGAGCACCCACGCTTCCAGGTCCTGCTAAGCAGCCGTGAACCCACCCGCTTCGCCAGCGACTCCGAGCTACCCGACCCTTACGACGGCCTGGTCAACGCCCCTGATGCCAACCTGGAAGTACATGACTGCATGGGTTGCCCGTTGATGGTCGACGAGCGCCCTTGGGGCCTGGTCACCCTCGATGCCCTGACCCCCGGGCAGTTCCAGAGCCTGGAGCTGGGCGCTCTGCAGGCCTTCGCCAGCCTTGCCGCCGCCACGGTAACCGTGGCCGAGCGCATCGAGCACCTGGCCCTGCGCGCGGAAGACGAACACCACCGCGCGGAAATCTACCGCCAGGCCAGCGGCCAGGACAAAGAGCTGATTGGCCAGAGCCCCGCGCACAAGCGCCTGGTCGAGGAAATCCGCCTGGTCGGTGGCAGTGACCTGACCGTACTGATAACCGGTGAGACCGGCGTCGGCAAGGAGTTGGTGGCCCAGGCCCTGCACCAGGCCAGCAACCGCGCTGACAAGCCGTTGGTCAGCCTCAACTGCGCCGCCCTGCCTGACACCCTGGTGGAAAGCGAACTGTTCGGCCATGTACGCGGAGCCTTCACCGGCGCCCATGGCGAGCGCCGCGGCAAGTTCGAGCTCGCCAATGGCGGCACACTGTTCCTCGACGAAGTCGGTGAACTGCCACTGACGGTGCAGGCCAAGTTGTTGCGCGTACTGCAGAGCGGCCAGTTGCAACGCCTGGGCTCGGATCGCGAACACCGGGTGGATGTGCGCCTGATCGCAGCCACCAACCGCGACCTGGCAGCAGAGGTGCGTATTGGCAACTTCCGCGCCGACTTCTACCACCGCCTCAGCGTATACCCGCTGCAAGTTCCGCCGTTGCGCGAACGTGGGCGTGATGTGCTGCTATTGGCTGGCTACTTCCTCGAACAGAACCGTTCGCGCCTGGGCCTGAACAGCCTGCGCCTGAGCAGCGAAGCCCAGGCCGCGCTGCTGGCCTACGACTGGCCAGGCAACGTACGTGAACTGGAACATCTGATCGGCCGCTCGGCGCTCAAGGCGCTGGGCCAACATTCCGACAGGCCACGCATCCTCACCCTGGAAGCCATCGACCTGGACCTGCGCGCAACCGCAACGCCCGGCACCCCGCCCTCCCCTGCTGTGCCCTTGCCGGCGACACCGCTACCCGAAGGGGGCCTGCGCGAAGCCGTCGACGACTACCAGCGCCAGCTGATCGAGGCCTGCCTGCAGCGGCACCAGGAAAACTGGGCAGCGGCTGCCCGGGAACTCGGCCTGGACCGCGCCAACCTTAGTCGTCTGGCCCGTCGGCTGGGGCTGCGCTGA